The Limanda limanda chromosome 13, fLimLim1.1, whole genome shotgun sequence genome has a window encoding:
- the LOC133018478 gene encoding uncharacterized protein LOC133018478 — protein sequence MTSLWKKFDDDVDQILEAMAKGEADRKLRAMTTIIVSIAAERFGEEEKKSSGTSYSKNQRAVRIHNIRQEMKALKSQYKAAGQEERIGLAQLMCILRKNIRVLRRAEWHRRWRCERARKRAAFIANPFKFTKDLLGQKRSGKLASSQEDIDQHLKQTYSDPVREQELGECNNLIEPPEPEVQFDMSELQLKEVREVVCKARASSAPGPSGTSYKVYKNCPKLLLRLWRILRVFWRRGRIPEQWRVAEGVWIPKEENSTQLDQFRIISLLCVEAKIFFSAVSKRLCTYLAKNTYIDTSVQKGGIPGMSGCVEHTGVVTQLIREARENKGNLSVLWLDLANAFGSIPHKLVQLTLRKHHVPSRCRDLIADYYSNFRMRVSSGAITSSWHKVEIGIITGCTISVTLFSLAMNMLTKSAEPECRGPRTNSGQRQPPIRAFMDDLTVMTESVPGCRWILRGLEKLVEWARMRFKPAKSRSMVLRKGKVEDKFRFNITGTAIPTITEKPVKSLGKVFDCSLIDTTSIQSTCTELDGWLKSVDKSGLPGKFKAWVYQHGILPRILWPLLVYAVPISTVETLERKVSKHLRRWLGLPRSLSSIALYGNTNKLRLPFKSLEEEFKVTRAREVVQYRDSSDPKVAKAGIQVRTGRKWRAEDAVQEADARLRHRSLVGVVTRSRAGLGSFPTPQMNTRGKERRRLVQEEVRAAVEETRTCKAVGMKQQGAWTRWENAVERKVTWAELWKAEPHRIKFLIQAVYDVLPSPSNLHIWGIAETPACPLCSKGGTLEHILSCCTRALGDGRYRWRHDQVLKTIAEAISAGLAWAKQFRPSKITIAFVRAGDKPTPARRTSPAGILTSARDWQLLVDLEHQLKFPSHIAVTTLRPDIVLVSESTKQAVLLELTVPWEDRLEEAFERKLSKYAGLVSDCQQAGWRARCFPVEVGCRGFAARSLARAFSSLGIEGERKRRAIRSTTDAAERASRWLWLKRGEPWSHGS from the coding sequence ATGACCTCACTCTGGAAAAAGTTCGATGACGATGTCGACCAAATTCTGGAGGCAATGGCGAAAGGAGAGGCCGACAGGAAGCTACGAGCTATGACTACAATCATTGTCAGCATCGCAGCTGAGCGGTTtggcgaggaggagaagaaaagctcCGGAACGTCTTACTCAAAGAATCAAAGAGCTGTAAGGATCCACAACATCAGGCAGGAGATGAAAGCGCTGAAATCCCAGTACAAGGCGGCAGGACAAGAGGAACGCATTGGCCTGGCCCAGCTAATGTGCATCCTTCGGAAAAACATCAGAGTTCTCCGCCGGGCTGAGTGGCATCGGAGGTGGCGGTGCGAGAGGGCACGTAAACGTGCTGCTTTCATCGCTAACCCCTTCAAGTTCACTAAGGATTTGCTGGGGCAGAAGCGCAGTGGCAAACTGGCCTCCTCGCAGGAAGACATAGACCAACATCTGAAGCAGACGTACAGCGACCCAGTAAGAGAGCAGGAGTTGGGAGAGTGTAACAACCTCATAGAACCCCCTGAACCAGAAGTGCAGTTTGACATGTCGGAGCTGCAGCTAAAGGAAGTCAGGGAGGTTGTCTGCAAAGCTAGGGCAAGCTCTGCACCAGGACCGAGTGGCACTTCATACAAAGTGTACAAGAACTGTCCCAAACTCCTGCTGCGTCTGTGGAGAATCCTGCGAGTCTtctggagaagagggaggatcCCTGAACAATGGAGAGTGGCTGAAGGGGTATGgatcccgaaggaggaaaactcCACTCAGCTAGACCAGTTCCGCATCATCTCCCTGCTGTGTGTTGAGGCAAAGATTTTCTTCAGTGCTGTTTCCAAACGGCTGTGTACCTACCTGGCAAAGAACACCTACATCGATACATCTGTCCAGAAAGGCGGCATTCCAGGAATGTCAGGATGTGTGGAGCATACTGGTGTGGTGACACAGCTCATTCGGGAGGCCAGAGAGAACAAGGGCAACCTGTCAGTGTTGTGGCTTGACCTGGCAAATGCATTCGGTTCCATTCCACACAAGCTGGTTCAGCTCACCTTGAGAAAACATCATGTACCCAGCAGGTGTAGAGACCTCATCGCTGATTATTACAGCAATTTCAGGATGAGGGTCTCTTCAGGAGCAATAACATCCAGTTGGCACAAGGTGGAGATCGGTATCATCACAGGGTGTACTATCTCTGTGACATTGTTCTCCCTAGCCATGAACATGCTCACTAAGTCTGCTGAGCCAGAGTGCAGAGGGCCCCGCACGAATTCCGGACAACGGCAACCACCCATCAGGGCATTCATGGATGACCTCACAGTCATGACGGAATCGGTCCCAGGCTGCCGGTGGATTCTGAGGGGACTTGAAAAGCTGGTGGAGTGGGCCCGGATGCGTTTCAAACCCGCCAAATCCAGATCAATGGTGCTGAGGAAAGGGAAGGTGGAGGACAAGTTCCGGTTTAACATCACAGGCACAGCCATTCCAACTATCACAGAGAAGCCAGTCAAGAGCTTGGGCAAGGTTTTTGACTGCTCTCTGATAGACACAACATCTATCCAGTCGACCTGCACTGAGTTGGATGGCTGGCTGAAATCCGTGGACAAGTCAGGCCTACCTGGGAAGTTTAAAGCCTGGGTCTACCAACATGGCATTCTTCCCAGGATCCTGTGGCCCCTCCTTGTCTATGCGGTCCCTATCTCAACAGTTGAGACCTTGGAGAGGAAAGTCAGCAAACACCTCCGGAGATGGCTTGGATTACCAAGGAGCCTGAGCAGCATTGCACTCTACGGGAACACCAACAAACTGCGACTGCCTTTCAAATCCTTGGAGGAGGAATTCAAGGTAACTAGAGCCAGAGAAGTGGTTCAGTACAGGGATTCAAGTGATCCGAAGGTGGCTAAAGCAGGGATCCAAGTGAGGACTGGCAGGAAATGGAGGGCAGAGGATGCGGTTCAAGAGGCAGATGCAAGGCTGCGTCACAGGAGCCTGGTGGGAGTGGTCACACGAAGTCGAGCAGGGCTAGGATCCTTTCCAACTCCCCAAATGAACACCAGGGGGAAGGAAAGGCGACGACTtgttcaggaggaggtgagagcagcagtggaggagacGAGAACCTGCAAGGCAGTGGGAATGAAGCAACAGGGAGCTTGGACGAGGTGGGAGAATGCGGTTGAAAGGAAAGTGACCTGGGCTGAGCTTTGGAAAGCCGAGCCTCACCGCATCAAATTCCTCATCCAGGCAGTGTATGACGTGCTTCCAAGCCCGTCAAATCTGCACATATGGGGCATAGCAGAGACACCAGCATGCCCACTGTGTTCCAAGGGAGGAACCCTGGAACACATCCTCAGTTGCTGTACAAGGGCACTTGGAGATGGTCGGTACAGGTGGAGGCATGACCAAGTCCTCAAGACCATTGCTGAAGCCATCAGCGCAGGACTGGCGTGGGCAAAGCAATTCCGACCCTCCAAGATAACCATCGCCTTTGTCAGAGCTGGGGACAAGCCAACTCCTGCCAGAAGAACATCACCTGCAGGCATCCTGACGTCTGCAAGAGACTGGCAGTTGTTGGTGGACCTTGAACATCAGCTGAAGTTCCCCAGCCATATTGCAGTCACCACCCTGCGACCAGACATTGTCCTTGTGTCTGAATCCACCAAGCAAgcagtgctgctggagctgacagTCCCGTGGGAAGATCGCTTGGAAGAAGCCTTTGAGAGGAAGCTCTCCAAGTACGCAGGACTGGTCAGTGACTGCCAGCAGGCTGGCTGGAGAGCAAGGTGTTTCCCTGTGGAGGTTGGATGCAGAGGATTTGCAGCCCGTTCCTTGGCCAGAGCCTTCAGTAGTTTAGGCATCgagggtgagagaaagaggagagccaTCCGCAGTACCACCGATGCGGCAGAGAGAGCCTCAAGATGGCTGTGGCTCAAAAGAGGGGAGCCATGGAGTCATGGTAGCTAG